The following nucleotide sequence is from Salvia miltiorrhiza cultivar Shanhuang (shh) chromosome 7, IMPLAD_Smil_shh, whole genome shotgun sequence.
ttggttcaataaccataacgtgcaaaaatacctcatcatctaaatctagcatttacacaagtcatacaggttcttaatacttaatcacagattacctaattcgactatcatatagttctagtgtcgttgtttaccgaactttgttatgtgatgatgatattttcttaaacctagcaacgagcactaaaaatttcaacaaaataagttcaaaaggccaagctaattcgagatctcatcgtagaaaaacactcgaatatttgagctatgcccatgccatcaacatactattggcgttcgttacgctgctcaatcttcatgctcgtggtttcatcatgtgacccttcgtgtgattcttctttctctatttcgaccgtcattgtcgatgtcatcgtaacatgaagaaaaagttaaggcatctccctaagttctcttctatgttccgtcgtgagagtgagcatatataacttaacagttctaagttcttgtgattcataccgtagtcatacttattcatgcttcatacatttcaagaaattaacttaattaaaacttgaaagtacttaccataacctccgttgagcgtgacgagatgtagtgccaagcttttgtcaactagttcaaagtgtatttacttacttaatctagactcaacttagaaggaatgagtagtactcagagcaaaagaaatgctctgataccattctgtcacgaccgcacttgctaaggatagcaaattcggggaaaccgcgactaagggagggaatttaggagcgggagtaagaaagggggcatattcggtttcttgatgactcgacttgtataaggaaatcaatcgaaatatctagatatcaatgaaggccacaaggggaccgtacataatattattcaaaggggtactcaacgaggttgagtacattattaaatagtacatattgttttgacagataacataatgtcttagtataatcagtgtttgcagcggaataataatttgaatatatgtatgaagacatatactctactctgaggtactcgtcctagattgacagaagctccgcttgcacactacatcctcgatcaccgctcaacctgcacatttaaaaatacatgcagggctaagtacaaaagtacttagtggacacttgccgaaatttacatacatgcataatattttattgtcaagcctttcaacagtagtaagatacgagggttttcctttaaagactcgtatttaccaaacataatatcatttctttcatcaataacccgcgcaggtattttatatcattaattaccatatcagtaactcgtgccgagagggaggcctccctctacggacactatgatcggccaacccgctagatgactcacgatcacaaggtgtacactaattccgaagggatttgcggtcccatccagaatccgaattcgattaacatcagataggcaattaataataaaacataaagcatttaggcattgacaatatcatttaaattcataagcataaagtcttaacaattctaatatataattttagtttatacgtagaaagcctacctgaatagcagactcacggtttagctctaactctggtgcttgacctttaattcgagaaaataaaataagattctaattctcgaaaaatctcaataaatgaggatgcgtgaaatgattatgcatgactcatattcctttaattaaattatgagatgctaatcctttttaaggaattaaagctcgtcttatgaggtcggattattaatctttaataatctactcatcttaaaataatctgattcacttactaattaataattagtaagtcttaaaatttatcactaattaaaaaaataattaggattaaataatgggcctaaattaataaatctcattggtCTTAACTAATAAActtcattgaacttaatcaattaaaatagtaggagttcaattaataaaaataataaatttattattaataattaatagaagcccaatcaaaataaataataagagcccatttataaaaataatagagtccaaacaatatatatattagcccaatggaaataaaataagcaaagcccaattgaattaatctccggcccaataaaataaactaggcccaaaaggaatttaattcgagcccaaatgaacaaattcgaagcccagtgcattaataatattaggcccaacatcaattaaattctagagcccaacaaatgaggcccaagataataaaatcatgaagcccaataagtgagcccatcatcatccttaaaataattagtaaattttaatattaatcttatctcgtcaaaaccttagactcaaaacattatcacatactatcatttaggttcgaaactatttattcgaacatcaacatgcgcattaatcataactcgttctatttatgtcatcaagtcaaatattccgttatttaaaaataaatcctataatattacatagataaatcatatcatcatagatcatgctttcttatttttaaaatcatttaatcattttcaaataatccatattaataagtcatttgaaaagaattaatttaaatgagagtttaactcaaaatattttatttataaaccatttataaatacttgaaataaagaactccatttaaataattaatttaaaggtcaatatataattaaattaatcaagctcaatttaaattaataattaagagctcaaataatttaaatagatataagcccaaattaattagataaattaagtctatcatgtttttctttgaataagccccaaacaattaaattaaaataggtccaaatcctttaattaaaagaagcccatcagattttatttgtaaagggccgagcccaaacatttaaatcgaagcccatctgttaattaaataagggcccaaacaatttaattaaaatcgacccaagtctcggcccaaacaattaataaaatcggcccaagagggagcccaatattttcggcccaaacccggctcaaacccggcccaaacctggctgaaacccggcccaaacccggctcccttttctaacctaaatatacacacacaaacacctcccaacacacacacaagtttctctctctctctatctctcggacctctctctctatctctcggacctctctctctcccgaccCTCTCTCTGctcggctgagggcggcgccgcctccggcgcgccgcctcgccgtcgccttcGCCTTCGCCGTCgccttctcctctatctctctcgctcaatctcggccgctggaaaggCGCAGCAAGCGCAGCCACGCCGCCACTCCGTCGCCTCCGCTCCTCCTccatggcagatccgccgccgccgttcaacgccacggccaCCGCTTGGGTCGACgggagccgctggagctgctgctgcttcgccgggagtcgacggatctggccttcagccgttcgtctcgctcggagctcccgccgccgttggcttgcACGGAGTTGCCGCCGACTGCAGCTGCTTCGCCGAGAGTCGACGGATCTGGAGTTGCTGCaggctcgtccggtggtcagtggctcgctggaggagcgccgccgccggccgctgctgttggcagcaagagcccggcagccgcctctcccggagccgccgtcgccgtgagtcgcagggctccgacaatccaccatcctttctctctcgttttatcactcacgataggttcgtaaatttgaattaaaaactgaaactcctctttccctttcttggcagatcggagacaaccgcggctccgtcgccgtccgtcaaccgccggcgacgacgagccaccgaggctgccctccccctgacctcgactcacacacgcaaacagccaacacaaagggtttttgtgcgagaatcatatactgtaattgctcaaataaaagttttaactctttccttgtaacttcagttcacaagtacatatttagtaactgtaaatctatgaatttgctactcattttcttcatttatcaaagcatatgtaaatctgagttaatgagcatgtgttggtattctggaattgatgtatacaattgaaggataatatataaattagaaatataaaccttgaatgatgaaagatgtggtgtcgtttcttggctgcgagagagatggtagatgaatgtgagaggtgggaattggctgaaaaatggtgtaggttataaagaaaaaaaatgggttGGCTTGGATGGAAATTCTTCAACTCACAGGTATGAATACCTTCAGCCTGcatgtatgactgaagaatttcttcagcatgcgtagcaagaatttcttcagcatgctttaggattcagcatgcttgccattattctaataaaaaaaatctaagagattattatataattataaggttccaaactcatttaaatacattaagacatataagcctaattcttattgaagcataaaatccatttgagcttgcttctaacataaaataaattactcatgggcttaagtaaacaatcgataaaagattcatatttaacacttcagtgttaaattctccacaataaattaatggactcaaaatatattttgagtgcatcatctattgaaaataaaaaaaataaatcatcacatatataaattatcaatttcatataagttcgtattttataaatggatgctgaactctaattaccataatcaatccttaaatcagtaattaaaagtatataatccttaataaaaaagtcgggtcattacacaATGGATCCACTAGATTATCTATTGACTTCACGTACTCAATAGAAATAATCCCACTTGTGATCAAAAGTCTCACGGTATTGTGTCTACGGCGGATATGCCTAGACTCACCATTATATAGACCACTTTTGGCTCTCCCAATAGCAGCTTGGCTATCACAGTGTATCACCACCGGTGGCACCGGCTTATtccaacatggaatatcttctAAGAAATTCTttagccactcggcttcttcaccagctttatccaaagctataaACTCTGATTCCATGGTGGAACGAGCAATACACGTCTGCTTCGTGGACCGCCATGATACAGCTCCACCCCCAATAGTAAACACATACCCACTAGTCGAAAGTGAGTCCTTGGTGTCGGATATCCAATtcgcatcacagtacccttcaagtactgGGAGTATCTCGAGAAGTGTATCCCAAAGTTCAAAGTGTATTTTAAATACCTCAGAACCCTTATTAGAGCCTTCCAATGTTCCTTGCTTGGATTGCTTGTATAACGGCTTAACCTGTTCACCGGACAAGCTAAGTCAGGGCGAGTGCAGTTTGTGATATACATCAAACATCTAATCGCTTTAGCATATTCTTCTTGTGCAACAGGCTCGCCTGTGTTCTTCTTCAAGTGAACATCAAGTTCTATAGGGGTCTTAGCTGGACGACTATCATGAGCATTGAACCTCTTGAGCACTTTCTCAACATAGTGAGCTTGTGACAAGACAATTCCCTCAGAAGTTCTTACAATTTTCATTCCAAGAATCACATCAGCTATCCCCATGTCCTTCATGTCAAAATTCTTTTTCAACATGCTCTTGGTATCATTGATTACTTGGGTGTTGTTCCCCATAATTAACATGTCGTCTACATAAAGACACACAATGACATAGCCATTATTAGTGCCCTTGACATAGACACACTTATCACACTCGTTGATCTTGAATCCATTTGATAACATCACATTATCAAATTTCAAATGCCATTGTAATGGTGCTTGTTTCAATCCATACAGGGACTTCACAAGTTTACACACCTTCTTCTCTTGACCAGGTAcaacaaacccttcgggttgctccATATAGATTTCATCTTCTAAATCTCCGTTTAGAAATGCAGTCTTAAcgtccatttggtgaatctctagattgtgcaaggcagcaattgCGAGAAGCACGCGAATAGACGTGATTCGTGTAACTGGTGAAAAGGTATCGAAATAATCGTACCCTTCCCTTTGATTGAACCCTTTGACTACCAACCGGGCTTTGTACTTGTCAATCGACCCATCCACTTTATACTTCCTTTtaaggatccatttgcatcctaaggGCTTGCAACCTTCAGGCAAATCCACCAACACCCAAGTGTGATTTGCTAGAATGGAGTCAATCTCACTTTGAACAGCCTCTCTCCAAAAAGGAGCATCTGGACGAGAGAATGCTACCTTTATTGACTCTGGTTCTTCGTCTAACATGTAGACTATGTAATCAGGGCCAAATGTTTTTGCCGTCCTGGCTCTCTTACCACGTCTTGGTTCAAAGTCCTCGGGTTCAGAACTAGGACGCTTGCGCGACTTTGGTTCTTCCTCCGGCGGACTAGAACTAGTGGTCTCTTTACTAGCACTAGTACTGGGACTAGCTTCACTCTTGTCCTTGTTCTTACAAGGATATATGTTTTCAAAGTAAACCGCATTCCTTGACTCAATCGTCGTGCCCACATGCATGTCAGGAACATCAGACTTAATGATCAAGAATCGGTGAGCGTTGCTATTCAAAGCATACCCAATAAAGACACAATCAACTGTTTTGGGTCCAATTGTGACTTGCTTGGGAGTAGGAACTTCCACCTTCGccaaacacccccacactttaagATATTTGTACGAAGGCTTCCTTTccttccatagctcatagggagttgcGTCCCTACCCCTTGGAGGAATCTTGTTCAAAATGTAATTGGCTGtcaagacagcttccccccacatgttctggggcaACCCAGAACTTATCAATAATGCATTCATCATTTCCTTAAGCGTTCGATTCTttcgttcagcaacgccgttagactGAGGCGAATATGGAGCCGTAGTTTGATGAATTATAACGCTTGCGCTGCATAACTCCTCAAACGGGGCTACATATTCTCcccctctatcacttcgaacttGCTTAATTTGACAGCCTAGCTGATTCTCTGCTTCAGttttgaatttcttgaaagCTTCAATGGCCTTCTTTACTTCTTAAAAGATAAACATAGCAGTATCTTGTGCAATCGTCGATAAAAGTAATGAAATACTTCTTACCACCTCTTGTTTGCACAAATTTCAAATCACATACATCAGTATGAATCAACTCTAAAGGTTTTGTGCTCCTCTCAACAGTGTGGAATGGTTGCTTGGCCATTTTTGCTttaacacaaacttcacatttgtTTGAAGTGTTAAAGTCTTTTACTTTTAGCAAATCCatatttactaatctttttatagcatttagattcaCATGTCCTAATCTAGaatgccataaatcagagcACTCAACCAAGTAAGAGGAAGTAGTAGGGTTTTCATTCATAGCATTTTTAGGTGCACGGCGCACATTGATTACATTGAGTTTGAAAAGTCCATCGGTAAGAAAACCTTTCCCAAGGAACTTCCCAAACTTAGACAATATCATCTTATCAGACTCAAAAACTAGTCTAAACCCTTTGCTAACTAGCAGGGAGCCTGAAACCAAATTCTTGCGGATGTCTGGGACATGCAGCACATCCTTCAAAGTTAGCTTATGACCAGATGTCAGCTTGAGCACCACAACACCAACACCAGCAACTTCTGACGAGGCTTTGTTCCCCATGTTGAGCTTCCTCCCCTCAACCGGTGTATAGCTTGAGAACCTTTTCTTGTCGGAGCACACATGCACTGTCGCTCTGGTATTTATGAACCAACCACCATGGTTCTCAACCACGTTGACCTCGTCTGTGACCACAGCTGCTAGATCATCCTCGTCCCACTTGTCAAAGTCTTTCTCAACAACGTGGGCCTCCTttgccttcttcttctttggcTTGCGGCAGTCCTTCGCCATGTGGCCCGCCTTGCCACAATTGTAGCAATCCCCATTGAATTTTGGGGCATTTACCTTCGCTTTGCCCTTGTCTTTGGCATTTGGGCGAGCACGCTTGTTGTtagagggaccgcctttctccaACAAATTGGCTTTGGCGTCAAATGGGCTGTTGGACTTGTTATCACGTTCCCTCACGTCAGATTTAATGCGCAGCTTGACAATGAGATCTTCAAGAGTCATTTTCTTTCGCTTGTGCTTGAGATAGCTCTTGAAGTCAGCCCAACTTGGCGGGAGCTTCTCGATGACTGACCCAGCGGTGAAAGCTTCGGGCAAGTTCATTCCTTCGGACGCCAGCTCGTGCAAGATGAGTTGGAACTCTTGCACTTGGTCCATGATCGATCGACAATCGACCATCTTGAAGTCTAAGTACTTCGCTATTACAAATTTCTTTGTTCCCGCATCATCACTACGGTACTTCTTTTCTAGTGCCTCCCAAATTTGCTTGGAGGTCTTTACATTGGCATATACATTATATAAGCTATTCTCTAAGCCCCCCAAAAGGAAATTCTTACAAATGTAGTCGCCATTGCACCAATTGTCATACCCGGCACGCACCACGAAGCTGGTCTTGTTCTCCACCGGCACAGGAGACTCGTCTTCCCTCAAGAAATTGACAAAGCCCAACGTCGTGATGTAGAACAGCATCTTTTGTTGCCACATCTtgaagtgtgacccaccaaattTAGGTGGCTTTTCGGCTGGCGGCAACATCCTTGAAGACTATAGCGGCGCCGAAACAGTTCCACTCCCGGAACCACCAGTTTGGAATGAACCAAACGTGAACCCCGACATAGTCGGTCCAACAGAACTAGTTCCATTCCCGGAACTACCATCTCCTCCAAGGCTTGTTTGGAATGAACCAAAATTGAATGGCAATGGAGTAGGTCCTTCATAACTCATACCAGCAGACCCGCCAGAAATAGCGGAAGCAGTTGCATTGGTGGAAGCAGCAACAGTCGAGTTGACAGCGGCGGCATCAGTGCCAGAggtagcagcagcagcagcagatgcAGCGGCAgatgcagcggcggcggcggcggaagcaGCGGAGTCGGAGGTGTTGGCAGGAGTAGTCGACATTTCCAGTTAGAACAGCAGCAGGTACtatctcgtcttgcgattgTTGGATAGTACACCCGTGAAGCACAATACAActtaaaacaaaagaaagattacaacggaaaaactggaaatgcacttaaaaacaaacTAGAATAAACTcaaagccgagtcgaggagtcctctctccgcaagacgagatacgccccggtagtgctcacggtaaggcgtgtcgtccccaaagatgaaacagCTTCGTCCTTCAAAGTAGCAGCACCGCAAACTAAGAAGGCTCCGGCGAACTAGATGAGACGAGAACTGAGCTTTATGCTCCTACGAATGCAGCTAGGATGATGATATGAgatggagagaagagagaacTTGTGTGTTGGTGTGTTCTACTCCATCAACAAATGAGGCAATATATAGCCACACCATGGGAGGTGAAAGGTCTTAGCTTTCATGATGCCATCATGGCTCATCATGGCTAGCCATTAACCATTGGTGGTTACAGCAGCTgaaaggccaaaggtcttggcaGTTACGACAGCTCAAAGGTCTCACGTGTAGTACACAATTTTAGTATATCATTTCCCACTCACCAGAAATTGGTTTTCAGACAATGAAAATACTGCGATTtatctatataaaaaatatagaataaCCATATTATATTTAATCCTTTAAGAATTAAATAAACAACCACCACACATTAGTTAagtataaaaatatacaaaactAATTTCCAACAGTGAATTTGCgggcaatttttaaatttttatatgcaatgataaaatggtaagtgtggtatttttttaattttttttatcatagtgggtattttttaaatttactattccaaagtagttattttcaaaatccactcccTATACATCCACCCTCGATCTTAACTCATTTTTTAAACGTCCTGAAATAGAATTGTAATTAGTGTACTCAATTGATTATGTTTTATTGTAATTGAGGGTTGAATgtttgttattatatttttattcttaattagaattaattttttagttCTTAAGTATTAGTCACAACAGTTATTGAAAATCAGGGCGGCAGCTACCGCCTCCGCCTTTCCCACACCGGCGGCCCAACCTCCAAAATACCAAATTGCCTCTCTCCCACCGATTACACAAGAATGCTAATATTAGAATTAAATCATGCTCAACACAAATAATCATTGCTTATACAAATTTAATCAAATATGCTATTCGCCTCTCCTTCACCAGCGACCCAATTAACataaaatgataatttaaaatacaataattttaaACATAATCGAAGCTCAATTAatctaatttaaattatataacctAACACACCTAATTCAATTAATATAGTCTAATCAATCTAAataatctaatctaatctaaaaTGCCATAACTTGTGTGAGTCAACGTTCAATCTAATCAAAATTATGTAACTTAACACACATAATTCAACTAATATATAGAGCCTAATCAATATATCTAATCTAATATTCAATAATCATGttcttcaaaaataataatcctaaaatctaactcataaattaagtaaataaattacaaatgactaattaaaatataaattaagcaCGTATTCATATAATCATCCTAGAATCTGtccaataaattaaataattttgtaaataagTTGCAAAAgtaattaatttagatatctTCAAATGTGTTTGACATGGAAAAATAAATAGCTACCAGGTAGCATCAAATTTGTCCTTTTCATGCGATGTGGAAAGTTTAACAATCCAAagttttataataataatcttTTCACGTGAAACAGTACTcatttctaaattaatatctCATTAAGAGTCAAGTTTTTTGCattattaagattttttttccAAACTCGAGACATGCACGCAAGTACAACTTTCACGACAATATTTATACGAATGGCCAACAAATTTTTAATTAGGTTGGTCAACTTAAGATTTAAaaagttaataaaaaaataataataaataatgagtgaattttgaaaatagtctatttcttttagtaaacttaaaaattatccattaaaataaaaacttaaaaaaatactcacatttaccattttgtcctcaactttaaaatttaaaaaatacccacataaatattcacaaccaaaaaacaCGCACCAATTCACAATTTTCTCTCAACAAATCAATTTTTCTTCTCTCTAGAATTCATAACCAAACTCTCGCACACAATCTCTGGCACATTCTCACTTCAAGTTATCCGAAAATCACTTTTTATTCTATATTCAAATAAGGGAGAAAGACATATGTAACCAAAAGCATATAGTTTGAGACTTATATAGCCACTACTTTTAAACAATGACTTTGGGGgtcaaaatgaaatgaaaagacAAGCATGCCCTTACTAATtagtgaataaaaataaaacaaaatttaaatcaaattttgacttgaaaaatttgtaataaaacaaaataaaaaattgaaagttgaccttaataattaaaaaaacataatgAAAAATTGGAACTGCTTATTTTTCTCCCCACCGCGACCTCACTTTCTCCCGAACGAACGGCGAACAACGACCTCTCACCCGAACCGAGACATCTTCTCCTTCCCCGTTGAACGTGCGGCGGCACTCGGATGCCCGAACAGAGACTTCTTCTCCTTCCCCGTTGAGAGTACcggagaagcagcagcagcgTCGATCCTGAGAAACGGAGGCTTTGGTTTAGTCGGGAGATCCGATGCCGATGGCGACTCTCGCCGATTCACGGAACAGCGGCAGACGGAGCCAAGTGGCGCGGAAATTCCGCCTGAGTCGGCAGGAACGCGGGCTCCCGCATCGCCAGGGGCTGAGCTTTAGGCGTCTCGGAATAGCTGTACATGAATTCGAAGGGGGCGCCGGGCAAGTGGTAGGAGATTCCGGAATGCCCGACGATGACGGCGCGATCGTCGTTGGCGGGTTGGATTTTCTGGCCGGGCTCGACGGGCTTGTAGTATTTGGAGCTGCGGTGGTGGGCGGTGAAGGCGGGGTTGGTGGAAGGGTCTGGATTTTGGCGGCGCTG
It contains:
- the LOC130994426 gene encoding CRS2-associated factor 2, chloroplastic-like — protein: MAILASLPNPNLFSSLPTTPPPSAPSPPPKPPIPPPKYPPPLKSQRRQNPDPSTNPAFTAHHRSSKYYKPVEPGQKIQPANDDRAVIVGHSGISYHLPGAPFEFMYSYSETPKAQPLAMREPAFLPTQAEFPRHLAPSAAVP